ATCACGTCAGTCGGCCCCGGCAGGTCCATCCACTGCACATGCAGATCGGTCATGGCCTGCAGGTCGACGAGTTGGATGGAGAGTTCGGCTGCGGGGTGGACGTCCATCCGTGCCATGGCGAAGCGCGCGGCTTCGATGATCAGTTGCTCGGGCACGTCGACGCCCGATTCGTTGAACAGTTCGATGCTCATCGGCGCCGTCCTCCCTGTCGCAGACCGTCACGCCTCATGGCCCGGTTGCCCTCGGCTTCCTCTTCCGCACGGCCGTAGGCGTCGACGATGTCGGCGACAAGCCTGTGCCGGACCACGTCGGCACTGGTCAACTCGGCGAAATGGATGTCGTCGATTCCGTCGAGAATGCGCGCTGCGACGCGCAACCCACTGGTGGCGCCACCAGGAAGATCCACCTGAGTCACATCGCCGGTGACGACCATCTTCGCGCCGAATCCGAGGCGAGTCAGGAACATCTTCATCTGTTCCCCGGTGGTGTTCTGCGCCTCGTCAAGGATGATGAAAGCGTCGTTGAGCGTCCTGCCACGCATGTATGCCAGGGGCGCGACCTCGATGACGCCCGCCTCCATCAGTTTCGGAATGGCCTCCGGGTCGAGCATGTCGTGGAGGGCGTCGTACAGCGGACGCAGGTAGGGGTCGATCTTCTCACTCAGCGTGCCCGGCAGGAAGCCGAGCCGTTCACCGGCCTCAACTGCGGGCCTCGTCAGGATGATGCGGTTGATCTCTTTGGCTCGCAATGCCTGCACTGCTTTCGCCATCGCGAGGTAGGTTTTTCCGGTGCCTGCCGGGCCGAGTCCGAACACGATGGTGTTCTTGTCGATCGCGTCGACGTAGTGCTTCTGGTTGAGCGTCTTCGGCCTGATCACCTTGCCGCGGTTCGACAGGATGTCGAGGCTGAGCACCTCAGCAGGCGATTCCTTCTGCCCGGTCGCGAGAATCGACGTGCTCTGCCGGACCAGGTCGGGAGTCAGCTGGGTGCCGGTGCGGACCAGCTTGACCAGTTCGGAGATCACTCGTTCGGATCCGGCCACGTCGGCGGGAGTCCCGGTGAGGGTGATCCTGCTGCCTCGGACGTGGATGTCGGCGGGAAGCTGCTGTTCCAGGGTCCGGAGATTCACATCCGTCGGCCCGAGAAGTCCGACCGCCAGATCTTGCGGCACATCGATCCGAGACGTCGCCACCGCGTCGGCCTTCACCGTTTCGCGGCTCAAGTCACTCACTAAATCCGTCACTCCTCGACGTTCAGTTGTTCCCCGCGCCCGCGGGGATGGTCTTCTCAGTCTATCGCCGACGCGGCAAACCGCATCTGAGATGATTCGGGGTCAGACGCCGATCACCCGCAGGGTCTGGCGCATGGCCGCCGACGTCGGGTTCACGAAGGCGTCATGGCCCTCCCCCGGCACCTCGTAGAGGACAGCGGATTGGCCGCGCGCGGTCGCGTCGGCGACGTAGCGCCGACTCATCTCGATCGGCACCGATTCGTCGTCGACCGTGTGGATCACGACGACAGTCGAGTCGAACGGAGACTGCTCGGACGGTGACGCGTCGCGGTACCGATCCGGGGCCTCGTCGAACGGCGCGCCCAACAGATCGACCACCGACGGCCGGTCGTGAGCGCCCGTCTCGGTCAAGTCGAGAACCGGCGACTGCGCGATCACAGCGCCGATGCGGAACCGCTCGGTGGCGCCGTTAAGGCGTGCGGAGGCCCATACCGCCAGGTGCCCGCCCGCAGAATGTCCGATGACGGTCGCACTCGATGCGTCGACCCGGATGCCCGCAGTCGCGAGTTGGTCGGTGACGGGGCCGTCCAGTGCTCGGATCGCGGCGATCACGTCGCGCCCGGTACCGGGCCAACCGCCGCCCGCCTCCTCGCGTCTTCGGTATTCGACGTTCCACACCACAACGCCCCGGTCGGCGAGGGCTCGTGCGACCCCCGTGTACACCACGAGCGAGTACTCGGTGGACCAGAATCCACCGTGAACGAGCACAACGATCGGAGCGCGTCCCTCACCACGTTTGTCGGCGTCCGGCAGGTAGAGATGACCGAAGGTGCTCGGCGCGTCGCCGTAGGCGATCTTGACGCGGCGCACGGGTCACCGGCTCCAGCGATCCGTGGCCGCCCCGAGAGCACCGAGTGCCACGGCACCGGCCGCGGCCGTGCGGAGAACCTCGGGGCCGAGGACCACCGCTTTCCCACCGAGCGCGGTGAGGTCGGCGATCTCGTTGTCGTCGAGCCCTCCTTCGGGCCCGATGACCAGAACGACCTCCGACGCCGACGCGAAATCGACAGACCGGAACGGCGTCGCTCCGGCTTCGTGGAGCAGAGCGACCACTCCACCGTCCGCGACGGCACGGGCGCACAGGTCGCGGACGTCGGTGGTGGTCGCGAGATCTGCAACGTCTGGAATCCACGGTCGACGGGCCTGTTTGGCGGCGGT
This genomic window from Gordonia sp. PDNC005 contains:
- a CDS encoding PhoH family protein; its protein translation is MSDLSRETVKADAVATSRIDVPQDLAVGLLGPTDVNLRTLEQQLPADIHVRGSRITLTGTPADVAGSERVISELVKLVRTGTQLTPDLVRQSTSILATGQKESPAEVLSLDILSNRGKVIRPKTLNQKHYVDAIDKNTIVFGLGPAGTGKTYLAMAKAVQALRAKEINRIILTRPAVEAGERLGFLPGTLSEKIDPYLRPLYDALHDMLDPEAIPKLMEAGVIEVAPLAYMRGRTLNDAFIILDEAQNTTGEQMKMFLTRLGFGAKMVVTGDVTQVDLPGGATSGLRVAARILDGIDDIHFAELTSADVVRHRLVADIVDAYGRAEEEAEGNRAMRRDGLRQGGRRR
- a CDS encoding alpha/beta hydrolase, translated to MRRVKIAYGDAPSTFGHLYLPDADKRGEGRAPIVVLVHGGFWSTEYSLVVYTGVARALADRGVVVWNVEYRRREEAGGGWPGTGRDVIAAIRALDGPVTDQLATAGIRVDASSATVIGHSAGGHLAVWASARLNGATERFRIGAVIAQSPVLDLTETGAHDRPSVVDLLGAPFDEAPDRYRDASPSEQSPFDSTVVVIHTVDDESVPIEMSRRYVADATARGQSAVLYEVPGEGHDAFVNPTSAAMRQTLRVIGV